In Pseudomonas hamedanensis, a single window of DNA contains:
- a CDS encoding hotdog family protein, which yields MIAWPLAELLPHAGDMILIDKVLSFDDEQICTTLTVKAEGLFNLPDGSLPAWVGVELMAQSVAAFAGCHARQKGNSVELGFLLGTRKFECNVEAFPPGSELTIHGLRSLEDDNGMGVFECHINGDGIHASARLNVFRPPEANQYLQQTKESNDD from the coding sequence ATGATTGCCTGGCCGCTCGCCGAATTGCTGCCCCATGCGGGCGACATGATTCTCATCGACAAGGTCCTCAGTTTCGATGACGAGCAAATCTGCACAACCCTCACCGTCAAAGCCGAGGGTCTGTTCAATCTGCCCGACGGCAGCCTGCCGGCGTGGGTCGGGGTCGAGCTGATGGCGCAAAGCGTCGCCGCCTTCGCCGGTTGCCACGCACGACAAAAGGGCAATTCGGTAGAACTGGGTTTCCTGCTCGGCACGCGAAAATTCGAGTGCAATGTCGAGGCGTTTCCGCCAGGCAGCGAGTTGACCATTCATGGCTTGCGCTCGCTGGAGGACGACAACGGCATGGGCGTTTTCGAATGCCATATCAACGGCGACGGCATTCATGCCAGCGCCCGGCTGAACGTGTTCCGTCCGCCCGAAGCCAACCAATATCTGCAACAAACCAAGGAGTCGAACGATGACTGA